The genomic DNA ACTGCGGTGGTGGCGGAGTAGATGAACAGGGGACATGCCATGTAAGGGGGTGCCTGGCCTACTTGAAAAGGGAGTGCCTGCCCTACTTGATACAGGGGTCACAGCGCTTGATTGCTTGCTCTGTTTTATGTGCTTCCTTGCAGCGTGGTGCCAGTTTCTCAGAGCTTTCGCCACTCtgtcattgaagatggtggGCTTCATGGTAGATCCCATCTAACATAAAATCCAGTGTTGTTAGTCTACTAGTCATGAGGAATaagggtttttgtttttggtacATACAAGAATATAGCAAAGCCTTATGTATGTAGGAATCTCACCTGTGTGACCAAGGCATACAGAGGAAGAGTCACATAGCTGCAGAGTATTTGTACTATGACTCTGATAAAATTCAAACATAATTGTATCAGGAAGATCATTCTAGGCACAGACTACAAATTTCAATGAAGACTAGTCGTTTAAAAATTGGGGCGGCTTATACTCACCCCATTGATATGCGGATGACCACATCTTCTATCCTTTCGTGGAAACAAGATTTCAAGCCAAACTCATACtgcaaaacaaatataaaaaaagagaagTGGTCAGATAGTGTTGAAGTAAGCAGTCAATCCTTGCAAAAACGACAATGAAGGGCTCAATAATTTACCCAGGTCCATGCAAAGAAAGCAACCTGGAATGCGTTCTGCAGGccacaaagaaaaaacaaaatcacaaaacaACTAGgccattaaaaaacaatatatagaAATCAATTGTTGGAGAGTTTTACATGTACGTGAGGAACTTACCTGAAAGAGAACAAAGTTAATCAGGTAGAGAATGAGACGTGGCTGGTTGAACCAGAAAAGATCATCACCAGGCTCCACCACTGGGGTTCCTTTAACTACCTCTCCTCTCTCCTGTATTCTCAGCCCCATCTTTGTTATGATAACTTGTAGTTTTGTCCCCACCATCAGGATGATCTACAGTATACCCATTATCAACAACCGTTAGATTTACCTTTCTGGGACCTTTGAAGAATTTTTAAGGGAAGATCCAAGGGTCAGAACTGATGCTTACAATTAATGGGATAAAGGGTAACCATAGATAAGAATGCCAACCTGTCCAGAAAAAGGACATTATTTTAAGGACATTTCCAAATGAAGTGTTACAAGAATTATACGAGTGATATTGGCTTTCAAGTAAAGCGTAATGGCTTACCATGGGTGTTGAATAGTAGGAAGACTACAGCACAGAACCAGATTATTGGACTGCAAATGTGAAAAAagaattcatcaactttaatattAACATATGAAATTGCAAggtatttaattatattgtattttgtaGTTCATGCGCCATTtggtcaaatttattttttcttagtttatttGCTCTTGAAAGTCAAAAATACTAACTTAGTAAGAACTTTGTAAATGTATGCCAGCTGGTTGCCGCAAGACTCCCAGTCAAGAGATTGGAAGGATAAATTATGGGGTCAGGATCGCTAGGAACtcttttccaaaagaaaaacaaaatcatgaATTTAGAGGCTAGTCCAATAAGTTATAGGCTTAAAAGTTACAGGGGACCAACCTGATACCGACTACAACTTTGAAATCCTCCTCGAGTGATCTCTTGATGTATTTCTGGAAATCAAATCTAGTATGACTCTCGGGTGCCAAATGTGCCTGAAAAAAGTTTATACAGGTGTGAGCGCTAGCTTTCTAATGaccatgatgatgatgatgatgttggCATTACGATTGAATGTTATTGAGGACTCACAATGATAAACCCATGGCGCAAGGTCAAGTAATCAACTTTGGGAACTGATCTGACAAATTGTCTGAAGAAACACACCTGCAAAATTGAGGCAAGAAGATGGAGTACTCTCCCATTAACAACTGTGGGttgaatatttcaattttattttccagATGGGCATTTAATCTATAGTTATTTCCATAGCTAATGAGAAGTTGActaggttactttaatttagGGGCGAAAGCTAAAGCAACAGTACGTGCCCAGAAAGTCTACAATATTTTGATGTAAAGTTGACtatgatgataaaaaaagtCTTTGTTTGTGAAGAAGGCTATCTACCAGAGGTATTTGATGATCACTACAAGAACCATGACTAGAAAATTCTACCAAATGGTAAGTTAGTTTTCAGTTCTTACAATCCAAAGGAGAACTGGGGAGGTGCTCCAGGAGTGCAAATGCCTTCTCCCAAATGAGGTGTCTCTTGCAAACCTAAATCTCTCTGGATCTGCATGTGAAACGCATGtaatcatttctttttgttagcaTTATAGATATGGTGAGAAACATGGAGAGGAAAGAGCCTGCCCTAATTATAACTACATATTAGCTTTTTGACTCTTGAACAGAAGCTACAATTCAGCAGTCGTATCACTAGGCCTAAGAAGTGAAACTAACCGTTTGCGAACCGGTACTCGGCTGTTCTTGTTTCCATTTCCCACGCCTTCCACTTCCTCATCTGCAGCATACAAATTCAATTATTGTCTTCTGATTATTACAATAGTTTTATGTTTGAAATTCTTCATAAAGTTGACCTTTTCTAAAGCTTGAGAGATCTAATGAtatgttatttgattttcaaccaagaagaaaaataaaatgttcaggaaagaaagaaaaaact from Vitis riparia cultivar Riparia Gloire de Montpellier isolate 1030 chromosome 8, EGFV_Vit.rip_1.0, whole genome shotgun sequence includes the following:
- the LOC117919842 gene encoding MLO-like protein 6, which gives rise to MAKGSKDRSLEQTPTWAVAVVCFVLVLISIIIEHILHLIGKWLTKRNKRALYEALEKIKSELMLLGFISLLLTVGQGTIAGICISEKIAGTWHPCGKKQEIKYVSNEEDYGKRRLLEISDSDGSNRRVLAAAGDDKCGEGKVPFVSNYGIHQLHIFIFVLAVFHVLYCIITLALGRAKMRKWKAWEMETRTAEYRFANDPERFRFARDTSFGRRHLHSWSTSPVLLWIVCFFRQFVRSVPKVDYLTLRHGFIIAHLAPESHTRFDFQKYIKRSLEEDFKVVVGISPIIWFCAVVFLLFNTHGWHSYLWLPFIPLIIILMVGTKLQVIITKMGLRIQERGEVVKGTPVVEPGDDLFWFNQPRLILYLINFVLFQNAFQVAFFAWTWYEFGLKSCFHERIEDVVIRISMGVIVQILCSYVTLPLYALVTQMGSTMKPTIFNDRVAKALRNWHHAARKHIKQSKQSSAVTPVSSRAGTPFSSRPGTPLHGMSPVHLLRHHRSELDSVQTSPRMSNFDHEGPETDEYRHHEDISWSQHHRNPGPEEEGRDTNHRILTQHEIDIQPMDFSFDKRART